One genomic region from Aliarcobacter cryaerophilus ATCC 43158 encodes:
- a CDS encoding heat-shock protein encodes MIDKKEFLLQSIIKAYIEHLEPIGSKELKSMYELDYSPATIRGYFKKLGDEGFLAQEHISSGRTPTNEALKQYWIGKLNFPISGVNIKAMEFLANKIGLTVILKKEKSDILQNIINVENKYIILEFTTFVVNIKYSQALYKFLSDFLQSSLKDIIKISKDVGAYELYSSINQTLQNSDFDIFNYKEFLSLALNFDFDEFTINRFLKGSILDELKEGLYFDGFLPQNYIGICKFCKINNEDYKIFVVGELSKDYEYFFEQIINF; translated from the coding sequence ATGATAGATAAAAAAGAGTTTTTATTACAATCTATTATTAAAGCATATATTGAGCATTTAGAACCAATAGGTTCAAAAGAGCTTAAATCTATGTATGAATTAGATTATTCTCCTGCAACAATTCGTGGATATTTTAAAAAACTAGGCGATGAAGGTTTTTTAGCTCAAGAGCATATAAGTAGTGGAAGAACACCTACAAATGAAGCTTTAAAGCAGTATTGGATAGGAAAGTTAAATTTCCCTATTTCTGGTGTGAATATAAAAGCTATGGAGTTTTTGGCTAATAAAATTGGATTAACAGTTATTTTAAAAAAAGAGAAAAGTGATATTTTACAAAATATTATAAATGTCGAAAATAAGTATATAATTTTGGAGTTTACAACTTTTGTTGTAAATATAAAATATAGTCAAGCTTTATATAAGTTTTTGAGTGATTTTTTGCAAAGTTCTTTGAAAGATATTATAAAAATATCAAAAGATGTTGGTGCTTATGAGCTTTATAGTTCTATAAACCAAACTTTACAAAACAGTGATTTTGATATTTTTAACTACAAAGAGTTTTTATCTTTGGCATTAAATTTTGATTTTGATGAGTTTACAATTAATAGATTTTTAAAAGGCTCGATTTTAGATGAGTTAAAAGAAGGTCTATATTTTGATGGTTTTTTACCACAAAATTACATAGGAATTTGTAAATTCTGCAAAATCAATAACGAAGATTATAAAATATTTGTTGTTGGTGAGTTATCAAAAGATTATGAATATTTTTTTGAACAAATTATAAATTTTTAA
- a CDS encoding transglutaminase-like cysteine peptidase yields the protein MRKLFFLIFLNSLFLINSFAYEFTLNSKDKNTINNSRQKTAILKRLEKYSEFKKETKNLDIEKKLGKVNFFINKTLPEFDSQSVGIDDYWMTPKEFFIKGFGDCEDYAIAKYFTLLELGVKKESLYLAIVNVKASAGTHMVLLYVENKNSSPIVLDNLSFRVLPFSKRDDLTPVVAFNELNSYQFTKDKFTQIVTIDWQNNNKWDRILNRVYKLNE from the coding sequence ATGAGAAAATTATTTTTTTTAATCTTTTTAAACTCTTTATTTTTGATAAATAGCTTTGCATATGAATTTACATTAAATTCAAAAGATAAAAATACAATTAATAACTCAAGACAAAAAACAGCTATTTTGAAAAGATTAGAAAAATATAGTGAGTTTAAAAAAGAGACAAAAAATCTTGATATTGAGAAAAAACTAGGGAAAGTAAACTTTTTTATAAACAAGACTTTACCTGAATTTGATAGTCAAAGTGTTGGAATAGATGATTATTGGATGACACCAAAAGAGTTTTTTATTAAAGGTTTTGGAGATTGTGAAGATTATGCAATAGCAAAATATTTTACACTTTTGGAACTAGGAGTAAAAAAAGAGAGTTTGTATTTAGCAATTGTAAATGTAAAAGCTAGTGCTGGAACTCATATGGTTTTATTATATGTTGAAAATAAAAACTCCTCTCCAATAGTTTTAGACAATCTTAGCTTTAGAGTTCTTCCTTTTTCAAAAAGAGATGATTTAACTCCTGTTGTAGCTTTTAATGAGTTAAATTCATATCAATTTACAAAAGATAAATTTACACAAATTGTAACTATTGATTGGCAAAATAACAACAAATGGGATAGAATTCTAAATAGAGTTTATAAGCTTAATGAGTAA